Proteins found in one Primulina eburnea isolate SZY01 chromosome 16, ASM2296580v1, whole genome shotgun sequence genomic segment:
- the LOC140816079 gene encoding uncharacterized protein: MELTDADRVRCATFLLTGDARLWWESASVAVNLQVLPWNGFKEVFFAKYFTEEIRSRLTREFMTLRQGDSSVADFVRKFERGCYFIPLISNDAQAKLRHFTDGLRPILHRDVMVAGPTTYAIAVSRALASEQDLRDIEADRQGKRPYQAPPQHPQQQHQKSQFKRPFQGRQGRNPIRDRRKYLAVESRWIQRK; encoded by the exons ATGGAGCTGACAGATGCTGACAGGGTCCGTTGTGCCACTTTCTTATTGACTGGAGATgctagactatggtgggagagtgcgtcagtggcagtcaatTTGCAGGTGCTGCCCTGGAATGGTTTCAAAGAAGTTTTCttcgccaagtacttcactgaagagaTACGATCCCGACTGACTAGGGAATTCATGACGCTGCGTCAGGGAGAcagcagcgtggcagacttcgtcaggaagtttgagagggggtgttactttATACCCCTGATTTCAAATGATGCCCAGGcaaagctgaggcattttacggatggtttgcggccgattTTGCACCGTGATGTGatggtagctggccctactacatATGCAATTGCCGTGTCAAGAGCATTGGCATCAGAGCAAGATCTGAGGGATATAGaggctgacaggcagggcaagaggccctatcaggcaccaccaCAACACccgcagcagcagcatcagaagtctcagtttaagaggccgtttcaggggcGCCAGGGAAGAAACCCTATCAGGGACCGCCGAAAG tatctagctGTGGAATCaaggtggatccagcgaaagtag